A genomic window from Micromonospora violae includes:
- the leuD gene encoding 3-isopropylmalate dehydratase small subunit: protein MDKFTTHTGTAVPLRRSNVDTDQIIPAVYLKRVTRTGFADGLFSAWREDPAFVLNDENYSGASILIAGPEFGTGSSREHAVWALRDFGFRAVVAPRFGDIFRGNALKEGLLPVELELKAVEELWDLVEADPTTAVTVDLTARQLKAGGASWSFPLDDFSRWRLLEGLDDIGLTLRHAADIDTYEARRLPFLPSVA, encoded by the coding sequence ATGGACAAGTTCACCACCCACACCGGCACCGCCGTGCCGCTGCGCCGGTCCAACGTGGACACGGATCAGATCATCCCCGCCGTGTACCTCAAGCGGGTGACCCGGACGGGTTTCGCTGACGGGCTGTTCAGCGCCTGGCGGGAAGATCCGGCATTCGTGCTCAACGATGAAAACTATTCGGGCGCGTCGATCCTGATCGCCGGCCCGGAGTTCGGCACCGGCTCCTCCCGGGAGCACGCCGTCTGGGCCCTACGGGACTTCGGCTTCCGCGCGGTGGTGGCTCCGCGCTTCGGTGACATCTTCCGCGGCAACGCCCTCAAGGAAGGTCTGTTGCCGGTCGAGCTGGAATTGAAAGCCGTCGAAGAGTTGTGGGACCTGGTCGAAGCGGATCCGACCACTGCGGTGACGGTCGACCTGACCGCCCGCCAGCTCAAGGCGGGGGGTGCGAGCTGGTCGTTCCCGCTGGACGACTTCAGCCGTTGGCGCCTCCTGGAAGGCCTCGACGACATTGGACTCACCCTCCGGCACGCCGCCGACATCGACACCTACGAGGCGCGCCGACTGCCGTTCCTGCCCTCCGTGGCATAG
- a CDS encoding CYTH and CHAD domain-containing protein has translation MVEEEQKYEVDDTYVLPDLASAAPAGGRVRALPPVTLVARYLDTIDLRLARAGASLRHRRGDELPWTVKLPTGTPGVRHEISRPGPKGQPPPDLVELVTVLHRGAPLAPVTVVRTVRHAYEVCDSAGTVLAEVVDDRVTVRDDAGTTTDTFREVEVELKAGDRTLLDHIGGVLREAGARGGTFTPKHVRALGAPAQADPDLVAPAGLNAEPSAGDVVTEAVRKEIRRLVAHDPLVRLRAPAAGDDTAVHQMRVACRRLRSDLRTFKPLLRKTWARPLRTELGWLAGVLGAARDVEVLRTRLRRTADADPLSPLDQGAVARLDEVLAERQRRALAAIDEALRSARYLALVDSLVLAARAPRLTRRAAAPAAEALPALVARPWRRLTGPEGVDGLDGQSPDDRWHAVRKAGKQARYAVNAVAPTVGKGARRLSRALARVQDVLGEHQDAAVAADTWLDIAAERPDDHELAVTAGRLAERERASVRRTRGLFPAAWHRATRRRRTSWLP, from the coding sequence ATGGTCGAGGAGGAGCAGAAGTACGAGGTGGACGACACCTACGTGCTGCCGGACCTGGCCAGCGCAGCCCCGGCCGGAGGTCGGGTCCGGGCGCTACCACCGGTGACCCTTGTCGCCCGCTACCTCGACACCATCGACCTGCGGCTGGCCCGCGCCGGCGCCTCGCTGCGGCACCGCCGGGGTGACGAGCTGCCCTGGACGGTGAAACTCCCGACCGGGACGCCGGGCGTCCGGCACGAGATCTCCCGGCCCGGGCCGAAGGGGCAGCCGCCACCGGACCTGGTGGAGTTGGTCACCGTCCTGCACCGGGGGGCGCCGCTGGCCCCGGTGACGGTGGTCCGGACGGTGCGGCACGCGTACGAGGTGTGCGACTCAGCCGGCACGGTGCTCGCCGAGGTGGTCGACGACCGGGTGACCGTACGCGACGACGCCGGCACCACCACCGACACGTTCCGCGAGGTGGAGGTGGAGCTGAAGGCCGGCGACCGAACGCTGCTCGACCACATCGGCGGGGTGCTGCGCGAGGCTGGCGCGCGGGGCGGCACGTTCACGCCGAAGCACGTACGGGCGTTGGGCGCGCCAGCCCAGGCCGATCCGGACCTGGTCGCACCGGCCGGGCTGAACGCCGAACCGAGCGCCGGTGACGTGGTGACCGAGGCGGTACGCAAGGAGATCCGGCGGCTGGTGGCGCACGACCCGCTGGTCCGGCTGCGCGCCCCGGCCGCCGGTGACGACACCGCCGTGCATCAGATGCGGGTGGCCTGTCGACGCCTGCGCAGTGATCTGCGCACCTTCAAACCGTTGCTCCGCAAGACCTGGGCCCGCCCGCTGCGCACCGAGCTGGGCTGGCTGGCCGGGGTGCTCGGGGCGGCCCGCGACGTCGAGGTGCTGCGCACGCGGCTGCGCCGCACCGCTGACGCCGATCCGCTGAGCCCGCTCGACCAGGGCGCGGTGGCCCGCCTCGACGAGGTGCTCGCCGAACGGCAGCGGCGGGCGCTCGCCGCCATCGACGAGGCGCTGCGCTCCGCGCGCTACCTGGCCCTGGTGGATTCGCTGGTGCTGGCCGCCCGCGCGCCCCGGCTCACCCGCCGGGCAGCCGCGCCCGCCGCGGAGGCGCTGCCCGCGCTGGTGGCGCGTCCCTGGCGACGGCTGACCGGGCCGGAGGGCGTCGACGGGCTCGACGGGCAGTCACCGGACGACCGCTGGCACGCCGTCCGCAAGGCGGGCAAGCAGGCCCGGTACGCGGTCAACGCGGTGGCCCCGACGGTCGGCAAGGGTGCGCGCCGGCTGTCCCGTGCCCTCGCCCGGGTGCAGGACGTGCTCGGCGAGCACCAGGACGCGGCGGTGGCGGCGGACACCTGGCTCGACATCGCCGCCGAGCGGCCGGACGACCACGAGCTGGCGGTCACCGCCGGGCGGCTGGCCGAGCGGGAACGCGCGTCGGTACGGCGGACGCGGGGTCTCTTCCCGGCCGCCTGGCACCGGGCCACCCGGCGACGGCGGACGAGTTGGCTGCCGTGA
- the leuC gene encoding 3-isopropylmalate dehydratase large subunit: MVGVTPEPRTLAEKVWDAHVVRSAAGEPDLLFIDLHLLHEVTSPQAFDGLRLAGRRVRRTDLTLATEDHNTPTGYADPAFRLRRGDLLTIADPTSRTQIETLRRNCAEFGVRLHPLGDDNQGIVHVIGPQLGLTQPGLTIVCGDSHTATHGAFGALAFGIGTSEVEHVLATQTLPQSRPKTMAVNVTGRLAPGVTAKDLVLALITQVGTGGGRGHIVEYRGEAIRALSMEGRMTIANMSIEWGAKAGMIAPDETTFAYLKGRPNAPQGADWDAAVAWWRTLPTDEGARFDAEVTLDASQITPFVTWGTNPGQGAPLSAPVPDPEEFATDSERTAARRALEYMDLRPGTPLRELPIDVVFVGSCTNGRLEDLRAAADVLRGHRVADGVRMLVVPGSAAVREAAEAEGLDKVFADAGAEWRFAGCSMCLGMNPDTLKPGERSASTSNRNFEGRQGRGGRTHLVSPPVAAATAVVGRLAAPADL; this comes from the coding sequence ATGGTGGGAGTCACTCCTGAGCCGAGGACCCTGGCCGAGAAGGTCTGGGACGCGCACGTCGTACGGTCCGCCGCTGGTGAGCCGGACCTGCTCTTCATCGACCTGCACCTGCTGCACGAGGTGACCAGCCCGCAGGCGTTCGACGGGCTGCGGCTCGCCGGGCGCCGGGTGCGTCGTACCGACCTGACCCTCGCGACCGAGGACCACAACACACCGACCGGGTACGCCGACCCGGCGTTCCGCCTTCGCCGTGGTGACCTGCTCACCATCGCGGACCCCACGTCGCGTACGCAGATCGAGACGTTGCGCCGCAACTGCGCCGAGTTCGGGGTGCGGCTGCACCCGCTCGGCGACGACAACCAGGGCATCGTGCACGTGATCGGCCCGCAGTTGGGGCTCACCCAGCCGGGCCTGACGATCGTCTGTGGCGACTCGCACACCGCCACCCACGGTGCCTTCGGCGCGCTCGCCTTCGGCATCGGCACCAGCGAGGTGGAGCACGTGCTGGCCACCCAGACGCTGCCGCAGAGCCGGCCGAAGACGATGGCGGTGAACGTCACCGGTCGCCTGGCGCCCGGCGTCACCGCCAAGGACCTGGTGCTCGCGCTGATCACGCAGGTCGGCACGGGTGGGGGTCGCGGGCACATCGTCGAGTACCGCGGCGAGGCGATCCGCGCCCTCTCCATGGAGGGGCGGATGACCATCGCCAACATGTCCATCGAGTGGGGCGCGAAGGCCGGCATGATCGCGCCGGACGAGACCACCTTCGCGTACCTCAAGGGTCGACCGAACGCGCCGCAGGGCGCGGACTGGGACGCCGCGGTGGCGTGGTGGCGGACGCTGCCCACCGACGAGGGCGCGCGCTTCGACGCCGAGGTGACCCTGGACGCCAGTCAGATCACCCCGTTCGTCACCTGGGGCACCAACCCCGGGCAGGGAGCGCCGCTGAGCGCCCCGGTGCCGGACCCGGAGGAGTTCGCCACCGACTCGGAGCGCACCGCCGCCCGGCGGGCCCTGGAGTACATGGACCTGCGCCCCGGTACCCCGCTGCGGGAGCTGCCCATCGACGTGGTCTTCGTGGGGTCCTGCACCAACGGTCGTCTGGAGGACCTGCGGGCCGCCGCCGACGTGTTGCGGGGCCACCGGGTCGCCGACGGCGTCCGGATGCTCGTGGTGCCCGGCTCCGCCGCCGTCCGTGAGGCCGCCGAGGCCGAAGGGCTGGACAAGGTCTTCGCCGACGCGGGGGCCGAGTGGCGGTTCGCCGGCTGCTCCATGTGTCTGGGGATGAACCCCGACACGCTGAAGCCGGGCGAGCGTTCCGCCTCCACCTCGAACCGCAACTTCGAGGGCCGTCAGGGCCGGGGTGGGCGTACCCACCTGGTCTCCCCGCCGGTGGCCGCCGCCACCGCCGTGGTCGGCCGGCTGGCCGCCCCCGCCGACCTGTAG
- a CDS encoding HU family DNA-binding protein, whose protein sequence is MNKAELIEALAVRLGDRKMATAALDAVLTEVQAAVTKGEKVAITGFGAFEKRVRGARTARNPRTGEAVKVKKTSVPTFRPGAGFKEMVASGKVPKATVATKKATATAKAAGTKAAGAKATTAKAAGTKATAAKAASKKTAPAKASKTATATKTAASKKTAPAKASKSTTATKTAASKKTAAAKKTTAATRSTAAKKTTAAASKSTAAKKAPAKKAPAKKAASKR, encoded by the coding sequence GTGAACAAGGCCGAGCTCATCGAGGCGCTCGCCGTTCGCCTGGGGGACCGGAAGATGGCGACGGCCGCGCTCGACGCGGTCCTCACCGAGGTCCAGGCGGCGGTCACCAAGGGCGAGAAGGTGGCGATCACCGGATTCGGAGCATTCGAAAAGCGTGTGCGTGGCGCACGAACAGCGCGCAACCCGCGTACCGGCGAGGCGGTGAAGGTCAAGAAGACGTCAGTCCCGACCTTCCGCCCCGGCGCCGGCTTCAAGGAGATGGTGGCCAGCGGCAAGGTGCCGAAGGCCACGGTGGCGACGAAGAAGGCCACCGCCACGGCCAAGGCGGCGGGCACGAAGGCGGCCGGCGCGAAGGCGACCACCGCGAAGGCGGCCGGCACCAAGGCGACCGCGGCCAAGGCGGCCAGCAAGAAGACCGCCCCGGCCAAGGCGAGCAAGACCGCCACGGCGACCAAGACGGCGGCCAGCAAGAAGACCGCCCCGGCCAAGGCGAGCAAGAGCACCACGGCGACCAAGACGGCTGCCAGCAAGAAGACCGCCGCGGCGAAGAAGACCACCGCGGCGACCCGGTCGACCGCGGCGAAGAAGACCACCGCGGCGGCGAGCAAGAGCACGGCGGCCAAGAAGGCGCCGGCGAAGAAGGCTCCGGCCAAGAAGGCGGCCAGCAAGCGCTGA
- a CDS encoding endonuclease/exonuclease/phosphatase family protein produces MRYRQLATGTLALGVLLLIDVLRVWLPGIITIFGQAASTPAELMGAFALVWFLLALGAPAVVRRVGARPVTVVAAVALAVARLTLTAAPGGRTQLWLATAGLLAGLVWLVGVAADTDRPVPGLALGFAVNAALHAVLDTVDLVWRGDWVGWLLSSVAVVVFLVGTAQPGRRTGSGDAVPAGPGGTRAWLLAGPALLLAGMVALSPALARTGMSYLVAGDGVARSPLFGLAPVPVAVAGFLCAALTRPPRRWGRAYGPVVVLAGAVLFALDRGDLLVPAVLLTAVGLGACLALSDDASRPAGDGTNASRPAGDGTNASHPGGDTANAGAGAARRGYAVAAGMLVFALGAVGYYSAYDLGYPNAAVPVVVAVLVAAVAFTARPVVHRLPGPFPPLRAAAAVTALALLAPVLADEVPVASNRDGPPERLTVVAYNIRMGFGLDGRFDLRGLAEVVDRQRPDVVLLSEVDRAWLLNGGHDTLDLLADRLGMPYVFGPAADPVWGDAVLSRWPVRDPRTLPLAAVGAPTGAQALAVTLDLGDGVRTAVVSTHLQPPPGRGPVVQARAVADFATRYAAGRPLVVAGDLNTEPGDEAFAAFTNAGLLDALAAARPLATSPADDPRQQIDHVFVSPGLTPSDPVAPRSTASDHLPVAVTLTLPPR; encoded by the coding sequence GTGCGCTACCGCCAACTTGCCACCGGGACGCTCGCGCTGGGCGTGCTCCTCCTCATCGACGTGCTGCGGGTGTGGCTGCCCGGCATCATCACCATCTTCGGCCAGGCGGCGTCCACCCCGGCCGAGCTGATGGGGGCGTTCGCCCTCGTCTGGTTCCTGCTCGCGCTGGGTGCACCCGCCGTGGTCCGCCGAGTCGGAGCCCGCCCGGTCACCGTCGTCGCCGCTGTCGCGCTAGCCGTCGCCCGGCTCACGCTCACCGCCGCTCCCGGTGGGCGTACGCAACTCTGGTTGGCCACGGCCGGATTGCTCGCCGGGCTGGTCTGGCTGGTGGGCGTCGCCGCCGACACCGACCGACCCGTTCCCGGGCTGGCGTTGGGGTTCGCGGTCAACGCGGCCCTGCACGCGGTGCTGGACACCGTCGACCTGGTCTGGCGGGGCGACTGGGTGGGCTGGCTGCTCAGCTCCGTCGCGGTGGTGGTGTTCCTGGTCGGCACGGCGCAACCCGGGCGGCGCACCGGCAGCGGTGACGCCGTCCCCGCCGGCCCTGGTGGCACCCGGGCCTGGTTGCTGGCCGGGCCGGCGCTGCTGCTGGCCGGCATGGTGGCGCTCTCCCCGGCGTTGGCCCGCACCGGGATGTCGTACCTGGTCGCCGGGGATGGTGTGGCGCGTTCGCCGCTGTTCGGCCTGGCGCCGGTGCCGGTGGCGGTCGCCGGGTTCCTGTGCGCCGCGCTGACCCGGCCGCCCCGCCGGTGGGGCCGCGCGTACGGCCCGGTGGTGGTGCTCGCCGGCGCGGTGCTGTTCGCCCTCGACCGGGGTGACCTGCTCGTTCCGGCCGTCCTGCTGACCGCGGTCGGCCTCGGCGCCTGCCTTGCCCTGAGCGACGACGCCAGCCGCCCGGCCGGCGACGGCACGAACGCCAGCCGCCCGGCCGGCGACGGCACGAACGCCAGCCACCCGGGCGGTGACACCGCGAACGCCGGCGCCGGGGCGGCCCGGCGGGGGTACGCGGTCGCCGCCGGCATGCTCGTCTTCGCGCTGGGGGCTGTCGGGTACTACTCGGCCTACGATCTCGGCTATCCCAACGCCGCGGTGCCCGTGGTGGTGGCGGTGCTGGTCGCCGCCGTGGCGTTCACCGCCCGTCCCGTCGTGCACCGGCTTCCCGGGCCGTTTCCGCCGCTCCGGGCTGCCGCCGCGGTCACCGCGCTGGCCCTGCTGGCACCGGTGCTCGCCGACGAGGTGCCGGTGGCCAGCAACCGGGACGGGCCGCCGGAGCGGTTGACCGTGGTGGCGTACAACATCCGGATGGGTTTCGGGCTGGACGGCCGGTTCGACCTGCGCGGCCTCGCCGAGGTCGTCGACCGGCAACGGCCCGACGTGGTGCTGCTCAGCGAGGTGGACCGGGCGTGGCTGCTCAACGGAGGGCACGACACCCTGGATCTGCTGGCCGACCGGCTCGGTATGCCGTACGTCTTCGGGCCGGCCGCCGACCCCGTCTGGGGTGACGCGGTGCTCAGCCGTTGGCCGGTACGCGATCCGCGGACCCTGCCGCTGGCCGCCGTCGGTGCGCCCACCGGAGCGCAGGCCCTCGCCGTCACGCTGGATCTCGGCGACGGTGTCCGGACCGCGGTGGTGAGCACCCACCTGCAACCGCCGCCCGGCCGGGGGCCGGTGGTCCAGGCCCGCGCGGTCGCCGACTTCGCCACCCGGTACGCGGCCGGACGGCCCCTGGTGGTGGCGGGTGACCTGAACACCGAGCCGGGCGACGAGGCGTTCGCGGCGTTCACCAACGCGGGCCTCCTCGACGCGTTGGCTGCCGCCAGACCGCTGGCCACCAGCCCGGCGGACGACCCGCGCCAGCAGATCGACCACGTCTTCGTCTCGCCCGGCCTCACCCCGAGCGATCCGGTCGCGCCGCGCAGCACCGCCAGCGACCATCTGCCGGTCGCGGTGACCCTGACCCTGCCGCCCCGCTGA
- a CDS encoding NUDIX hydrolase → MAAVTGIRAAGGVAWRPTGDGVRVCVVHRPRYGDWTLPKGKLEPGEHALAAAVREVAEEADVRGVPQVRLPSVRYRSEGQPKLVDYWSMLAVASGGFQPDTEVDDIRWLAVDDAIRLVSYPHDAEVLAAFAALPSVTATVALVRHAHAGKRATWSGPDVGRPLDAEGWAQAHTLGELIALIRPARLVSASPRRCVQTLDPAAALLDLPIEVCGDLDEPQPGQQSDEQILATAARLLELADAGGQAAVCSQGKVLPGALQRLTGRTDQEFSTPKGGGWLLAFAADRLLAADRL, encoded by the coding sequence TTGGCTGCCGTGACGGGCATCCGGGCGGCGGGCGGGGTGGCCTGGCGGCCGACCGGCGACGGCGTACGCGTCTGCGTGGTGCACCGCCCCCGCTACGGCGACTGGACGCTGCCGAAGGGCAAGCTGGAGCCGGGCGAGCACGCGCTCGCCGCCGCCGTGCGTGAGGTGGCTGAGGAGGCCGACGTGCGGGGCGTACCGCAGGTTCGGCTGCCGTCGGTGCGGTACCGCAGCGAGGGCCAGCCGAAGCTGGTCGACTACTGGTCGATGCTCGCGGTGGCCAGCGGCGGTTTCCAACCGGACACCGAGGTGGACGACATCCGCTGGCTCGCTGTCGACGACGCGATCCGGTTGGTCAGCTACCCCCACGACGCCGAGGTGTTGGCGGCGTTCGCCGCGCTGCCGTCGGTGACGGCGACGGTCGCGCTGGTCCGGCACGCGCACGCCGGGAAGCGGGCCACCTGGTCCGGCCCGGACGTCGGCCGCCCCTTGGACGCCGAAGGGTGGGCCCAGGCGCACACGCTGGGCGAGCTGATCGCCCTGATCCGGCCGGCCCGGCTGGTGTCGGCGTCGCCGCGACGCTGCGTACAGACACTGGACCCGGCCGCCGCGTTGCTCGACCTGCCGATCGAGGTCTGCGGCGACCTGGACGAGCCACAGCCCGGCCAGCAGAGCGACGAGCAGATCCTGGCCACCGCCGCCCGGCTGTTGGAGCTGGCCGACGCCGGTGGGCAGGCGGCGGTGTGCAGCCAGGGCAAGGTCCTGCCGGGCGCCCTGCAACGGTTGACCGGCCGCACCGATCAGGAGTTCAGCACACCGAAGGGCGGCGGCTGGCTGCTCGCCTTCGCCGCCGACCGGCTGCTGGCCGCCGACCGGCTGTAG